Proteins found in one Tumebacillus sp. BK434 genomic segment:
- a CDS encoding energy-coupling factor transporter transmembrane component T: MHETNSFVGQVNPSVKLLLHLVCMILLVFSRDPLTTLYLLAIPVLITLTLAKISLKTFLVRVSPFLLLFLTTTWVLAAYGKGETVWWEWAWIRITEEGLYNGLNIGLRMMAFVCYGFLFTATTDVTKLIMSLMQQLKVSPKFAYALLAGFRFLPLFKEEYAQIKAAHRVRGVARVPGLRGKIQGVMRYTIPLLAQGIRKAERVAVALEARGFDGTLNRTFYHQLTVGRRDGLYLALLLAANLAVLLLL; encoded by the coding sequence ATGCATGAGACGAACAGCTTTGTCGGGCAGGTCAACCCGTCGGTGAAACTGCTGCTGCACCTCGTGTGCATGATCCTGCTCGTCTTCTCGCGCGACCCGCTGACCACCTTGTACCTGCTGGCGATCCCGGTGCTCATCACACTGACGCTGGCCAAGATCTCGCTGAAAACGTTTCTGGTCCGCGTGTCGCCCTTCCTGCTCTTGTTCCTGACCACGACCTGGGTGCTCGCCGCGTACGGCAAAGGCGAGACGGTCTGGTGGGAGTGGGCGTGGATTCGCATCACCGAAGAAGGCTTGTACAACGGCTTGAACATCGGCCTGCGGATGATGGCGTTCGTCTGCTACGGCTTCTTGTTCACGGCGACGACCGACGTGACGAAGCTGATCATGAGCCTGATGCAGCAGTTGAAAGTCTCGCCAAAGTTCGCCTATGCGCTGCTGGCCGGGTTCCGCTTCCTGCCTTTGTTCAAGGAGGAGTACGCGCAGATCAAAGCGGCGCACCGCGTGCGCGGCGTGGCGCGCGTGCCCGGGCTGCGCGGCAAGATTCAAGGCGTGATGCGCTACACGATCCCGCTGCTCGCCCAAGGCATCCGCAAGGCGGAGCGCGTCGCGGTGGCGCTGGAAGCGCGCGGCTTCGACGGCACGCTGAACCGCACGTTTTATCATCAGCTGACGGTCGGACGCCGCGACGGGCTGTATCTGGCGCTGCTGCTGGCGGCCAATCTGGCCGTGCTGTTATTGCTGTAA
- a CDS encoding ABC transporter ATP-binding protein — MNDVKKTPFLGCERVSVQFFDRETPVLKEMTVSIAKKEAVLLLGPSGSGKSTLAQVLSGIIPRSIEAWMKGDVYRPDRVGVMFQDPDAQFCMLTVEDEIAFSLENRQVPPAQMRSEIERLMREVRLDLPLQKPISELSGGLKQRLALACLLALEPEVLFFDEPTAQLDPENTRLVLQDIARLRGEKTLVVIEHKLESVMEWIDRVLLFAPDGSLQGEGRPEDVLRDHAQAIRDYGIWTPRMWPVTWEELLRDPAHQLAQRLQASPPVPQQMDKTEPLLEVRDLRMSYRGGADVWSDVNVSVQPGEWIAVMGPNGAGKSTFLKAVGGLLPVSGGQVLLKGKELGKYKPEALYDTVGFVFQNPEHQFIADTVYEEVAFGGKLARWPQEQVEREATQLLADFHLEALAAKNPFTLSQGQKRRLSVAGMLLKNQELLLLDEPTFGQDAATTRELVDRIRERNAAGTTVMMATHDVELVAETASRVLVFAERGLLFDGTPQELFAQPQLLARAALIEPLAYEYQRRKAAFEEGSVYA, encoded by the coding sequence ATGAATGATGTGAAAAAGACACCCTTTCTCGGCTGTGAAAGGGTGTCTGTGCAATTTTTTGACCGTGAGACCCCCGTATTGAAAGAGATGACTGTGAGCATTGCAAAGAAGGAAGCGGTGCTGCTGCTCGGCCCGAGCGGCAGCGGCAAAAGCACGCTGGCGCAGGTGCTGTCGGGCATCATTCCGCGTTCGATCGAAGCGTGGATGAAAGGGGACGTGTACCGCCCGGACCGCGTCGGGGTGATGTTTCAGGACCCGGATGCGCAGTTTTGCATGCTGACGGTGGAAGACGAGATCGCCTTCTCGCTGGAAAACCGCCAAGTTCCACCCGCGCAGATGAGAAGCGAGATCGAGCGGCTGATGCGGGAGGTGCGGCTCGACCTGCCTTTGCAGAAACCGATCTCCGAGCTGTCGGGCGGCTTGAAGCAGCGCTTGGCGCTGGCCTGCCTGCTCGCGCTGGAGCCGGAGGTGCTGTTCTTCGACGAGCCGACCGCGCAGCTCGACCCGGAGAACACCCGGCTCGTGCTGCAGGACATCGCCCGTCTGCGCGGTGAGAAGACACTCGTCGTCATCGAACACAAGCTGGAAAGCGTCATGGAGTGGATCGATCGGGTGCTGCTCTTTGCGCCGGACGGCTCCCTGCAAGGGGAGGGCCGGCCGGAGGACGTGCTGCGCGACCATGCGCAGGCGATCCGCGACTACGGCATCTGGACGCCGCGCATGTGGCCGGTGACGTGGGAAGAGCTGCTGCGCGACCCGGCACATCAGCTGGCACAGCGGCTGCAGGCGTCCCCTCCTGTTCCACAGCAGATGGATAAAACGGAACCGCTCCTCGAAGTCCGCGACCTGCGGATGAGCTACCGGGGCGGAGCGGACGTTTGGTCAGACGTCAATGTCAGCGTGCAGCCCGGCGAGTGGATCGCCGTGATGGGGCCGAACGGGGCCGGGAAGAGCACGTTTTTGAAAGCGGTGGGCGGACTGCTGCCGGTGAGCGGCGGGCAGGTGCTGCTGAAGGGCAAGGAACTCGGGAAGTACAAGCCGGAAGCGCTGTATGACACGGTGGGATTCGTCTTTCAGAATCCGGAGCACCAGTTTATCGCCGACACCGTCTATGAGGAAGTCGCGTTTGGCGGGAAGCTGGCCCGCTGGCCGCAGGAGCAGGTGGAGCGGGAAGCGACGCAGCTGTTGGCCGATTTCCATCTGGAAGCGCTGGCTGCGAAGAACCCGTTTACGCTGTCCCAAGGGCAGAAGCGCCGCTTGAGCGTGGCCGGGATGCTGCTCAAGAATCAGGAGCTGCTGCTGCTCGACGAGCCGACGTTTGGCCAGGACGCCGCCACGACGCGGGAACTGGTCGACCGCATCCGTGAGCGCAACGCAGCGGGCACGACGGTGATGATGGCGACGCACGACGTGGAACTGGTCGCCGAAACGGCCTCGCGCGTGCTGGTGTTCGCCGAGCGCGGTCTGCTGTTTGACGGGACGCCGCAGGAGCTGTTTGCACAGCCCCAACTGCTCGCCCGCGCCGCGCTGATCGAGCCGCTCGCCTACGAGTATCAGCGCCGCAAAGCCGCTTTCGAGGAGGGAAGTGTCTATGCATGA
- a CDS encoding ECF transporter S component has translation MKNSYVVNFREIMITVILAVLCGFIYIAWAPLYGVMDGIYPGLGEIVYGTWFIAGVLAAYIVQKPGVAFIAEVAAASGEFIMGGPYGLSTLLYGVAQGAATELVFALFRYRNFHVSTLMIGAAAAALASLGYDALTGGLAELSTAPMLMKIIIRTVSGAILGGLLAKIIVDALAKTGALNNYAIIRKKMEKPF, from the coding sequence ATGAAGAATAGTTATGTCGTCAATTTCAGAGAAATCATGATTACTGTCATTCTGGCGGTGCTGTGCGGGTTCATCTACATCGCATGGGCGCCGCTCTACGGCGTGATGGACGGGATCTATCCGGGTCTCGGCGAGATCGTATACGGCACGTGGTTCATCGCCGGTGTGCTCGCTGCGTACATCGTGCAGAAGCCGGGCGTGGCGTTCATCGCCGAAGTGGCGGCGGCGTCTGGCGAGTTTATCATGGGCGGGCCGTACGGGCTGTCCACCCTGCTCTACGGCGTGGCGCAAGGCGCGGCGACCGAGCTGGTCTTTGCCCTGTTCCGCTACCGCAACTTCCATGTCAGCACGCTAATGATTGGTGCAGCAGCAGCGGCGCTGGCGAGCTTGGGCTATGATGCGCTGACCGGCGGTCTGGCCGAGCTGTCGACCGCACCGATGCTGATGAAGATCATCATCCGCACCGTCTCCGGCGCGATCCTGGGCGGTCTGCTGGCGAAGATCATCGTGGATGCACTGGCCAAAACGGGGGCCTTGAACAACTATGCCATCATTCGCAAGAAGATGGAGAAGCCCTTTTAA
- the uvsE gene encoding UV DNA damage repair endonuclease UvsE → MQVRIGYVSIALAIYQNTPSSTFTYKRFQQHPREEAIARAIEVGRKNLQATQRILYFNAAHGIRLYRMSSSLVPLATHPEVGIDVREVYAEELKRLGAFARQEDIRVTMHPNQFTLLNGADNVVAAALVDLDYHTALLDGMGLDETNKVNIHIGGVYGDKERAMQRLYDNFAKVPARVRNRLTFENDDKTYTAEETLTACETLGQPMMLDIHHDWCNPGTQPPLELLPRIAATWKGQPFKMHVSSPKDEHDFRAHSDYIDPERLLAFLKGCKALGLERVDVMVEAKQKDLACLKLAEDLGNVRGIKRVDGAVLTM, encoded by the coding sequence ATGCAGGTGAGAATCGGCTATGTTTCGATCGCGCTGGCGATCTATCAGAACACGCCGAGCTCGACGTTTACCTACAAACGGTTCCAGCAGCACCCGCGCGAGGAAGCGATCGCCCGCGCCATCGAAGTCGGGCGCAAGAATCTGCAGGCGACGCAGCGCATCTTGTATTTCAACGCCGCGCACGGCATCCGGCTGTACCGGATGAGTTCGTCGCTCGTGCCGCTGGCGACCCATCCCGAGGTCGGGATCGACGTGCGCGAAGTGTACGCTGAGGAGTTGAAACGCCTCGGCGCGTTCGCCCGGCAGGAGGACATCCGCGTCACGATGCACCCCAACCAGTTCACGTTGCTCAACGGCGCTGACAACGTCGTGGCGGCCGCCTTGGTCGACCTCGACTATCACACGGCGCTGCTCGACGGGATGGGCCTGGACGAAACGAACAAAGTGAACATCCACATCGGCGGCGTCTACGGGGACAAGGAGCGCGCCATGCAGCGGCTCTACGACAATTTTGCCAAAGTGCCTGCGCGGGTGCGCAACCGGCTGACGTTTGAAAATGACGACAAGACCTACACGGCGGAAGAGACGCTCACAGCCTGCGAGACGCTCGGGCAGCCGATGATGCTCGACATCCACCACGACTGGTGCAACCCCGGCACACAGCCCCCGCTGGAGCTCTTGCCGCGCATCGCAGCGACGTGGAAAGGGCAGCCGTTCAAGATGCATGTGTCGTCGCCGAAGGATGAGCATGACTTTCGTGCGCACAGCGACTATATCGACCCGGAGCGGCTGCTCGCGTTTTTAAAAGGGTGCAAGGCGCTGGGGCTGGAGCGGGTCGACGTGATGGTGGAGGCGAAGCAGAAGGATCTTGCCTGCTTGAAGCTCGCCGAGGACCTCGGGAACGTGCGGGGGATCAAGCGGGTGGACGGGGCGGTGCTTACGATGTAG
- a CDS encoding glutaredoxin family protein, whose amino-acid sequence MKPFQLTLFTKDGCTLCDKVKPILARVGQTYPLEVAEFDITTDEEIYTKYWDKIPVLHVDGEEAFVSKIAEHWLRRYLEEKRQTRAD is encoded by the coding sequence ATGAAGCCTTTTCAACTGACGCTGTTCACAAAAGACGGATGTACGCTGTGCGACAAAGTGAAGCCGATCTTGGCGCGGGTAGGGCAGACCTATCCGCTCGAGGTGGCGGAGTTTGATATTACGACCGATGAGGAGATCTATACAAAATACTGGGACAAGATCCCGGTGCTGCACGTGGACGGGGAAGAGGCGTTCGTCTCGAAGATCGCCGAACACTGGCTGCGGCGCTATTTGGAGGAAAAACGGCAAACACGAGCAGACTAA
- a CDS encoding transposase, whose product MNILLIAATILIPLLLFFLRERSYAWLFDLLGALAVLLFLITSGLAVLEIKRMNTEFTTHIHEIFNNLLFLASSGYLGVYALYRLLLTTARARKNGPSR is encoded by the coding sequence ATGAACATCCTGCTCATCGCCGCGACCATACTCATCCCGCTGCTGCTGTTTTTCCTGCGCGAGCGCAGTTATGCCTGGCTCTTCGACCTGCTCGGTGCGCTGGCCGTGCTGCTGTTTCTGATCACCTCGGGGCTCGCGGTGCTGGAGATCAAGCGGATGAACACAGAGTTCACCACGCACATCCACGAGATCTTCAACAACTTGCTCTTCCTCGCTTCCTCCGGCTACCTTGGCGTCTACGCCTTGTACCGCCTGCTGCTGACAACGGCACGGGCACGAAAAAACGGGCCTTCCCGCTGA
- a CDS encoding MFS transporter, with amino-acid sequence MTGLQRNFWLMLTGRSVSKLGDTFHFLALALMIYAKTGSALSVGQVMVASYLPMLLLGPFLGVWIDRLDKRRLAIVCELIRAGVVLSIPFLPHVYWIYTLTFVVAVVGFASSSSQSALIAQLFPKQELLGYNAKIQTSMQVMAIAGPILAGMVIGFWSYTAAFVVDALTFLFSATTLSLLAVAAKSATARGAGAKKKQFWAEFSAGAHYMWKLPRVLNATAVMFTAMIVSGMFNVLLVVFSKDIIGVTDTQFGWLEAGIGLGLALGAVTLTQVKKVDLLLIVRFGILVDALLIALLGTTESFYTEWLVLVGTGMFSVMAMIASATLIQTEAEQPYIGRVLGFYNTVFMAGTVGSMALAGVVEAYFSVREIFVYGGLLTAGATLLLSLKRLRKTNVSTGQSRQSGQAEA; translated from the coding sequence ATGACTGGATTGCAACGCAACTTCTGGCTGATGTTGACCGGCCGCTCAGTTTCCAAGCTGGGCGATACGTTTCATTTTTTGGCGCTTGCTCTGATGATCTATGCGAAGACCGGCTCGGCGCTCAGCGTGGGCCAGGTGATGGTCGCTTCGTACTTGCCCATGCTGTTGCTCGGCCCGTTTTTGGGCGTCTGGATCGACCGGCTGGACAAGCGCCGGCTGGCGATCGTATGTGAGCTGATCCGGGCTGGCGTCGTGCTGTCGATTCCGTTTTTGCCGCATGTGTATTGGATTTATACGCTGACCTTTGTGGTGGCGGTGGTCGGCTTCGCGTCCTCCAGTTCGCAGAGCGCGCTGATCGCGCAGCTGTTTCCGAAGCAAGAGCTGCTCGGGTATAACGCCAAGATTCAGACCTCGATGCAGGTGATGGCGATCGCAGGCCCGATTCTGGCCGGGATGGTGATCGGCTTTTGGTCGTATACGGCCGCATTTGTGGTCGATGCGCTGACGTTTTTGTTTTCGGCGACGACGCTGTCGCTGCTGGCGGTGGCGGCGAAGAGTGCGACTGCGCGGGGGGCGGGCGCCAAGAAGAAGCAATTTTGGGCGGAGTTCTCCGCTGGTGCACACTATATGTGGAAACTCCCGCGCGTGTTGAACGCGACGGCGGTGATGTTTACGGCGATGATCGTCTCCGGAATGTTCAACGTGCTGCTCGTCGTCTTTTCCAAAGACATCATCGGCGTGACCGACACGCAGTTCGGCTGGCTGGAAGCGGGGATCGGACTGGGGCTGGCGCTCGGTGCGGTCACGCTGACACAAGTGAAAAAAGTTGACCTGCTGCTGATCGTGCGCTTCGGGATTCTGGTCGATGCGCTGCTGATCGCCTTGCTCGGGACGACCGAGTCGTTTTATACGGAATGGCTGGTGCTGGTCGGGACAGGGATGTTCTCGGTGATGGCGATGATCGCGTCGGCGACGCTGATCCAGACCGAAGCGGAGCAGCCATACATCGGGCGCGTGCTCGGCTTTTACAACACGGTTTTCATGGCGGGCACAGTCGGCTCGATGGCGCTGGCCGGCGTGGTCGAGGCCTATTTTTCGGTGCGCGAGATCTTCGTGTACGGAGGGCTGCTGACGGCAGGCGCCACACTGCTGTTGTCGCTGAAGCGGCTGCGCAAAACGAACGTGTCGACCGGGCAGTCCAGGCAGTCCGGGCAGGCAGAGGCATAG